A region of the Panthera leo isolate Ple1 chromosome F2, P.leo_Ple1_pat1.1, whole genome shotgun sequence genome:
tccatcatatactcatcatccatccttccaccatccatccatccatccatcatatacccatcatccatccttccaccatccatccatccatccaccatccatccatccaccacccatccatccatccatccatccatccatccatccatcatataccCATCATCCAAccttccaccatccatccatccatccaccatccatccatccatccaccatccatccaccatccatccatccatccatccatccatcatatactcatcatccatccaccatccatccatccatccatccatccatccatccatcatatacccatcatccatccttccaccatccatccatccatccaccatccatccatccatccatccatccatccatccatcatataccCATCATCCCTCCTtccaccatccattcatccatccatccatcatatactCATCATGCAtccttccaccatccatccatccatccatccaccatccatccatccaccatccatccatccatccatcatatactcatcatccatccttccaccatccatccatccatccatccaccatccatccatccatccatccatcatatacccatcatccatccttccaccatccatccatccatccatccatccaccatccatccatccaccatccatccatccatccgtccatcatatacccatcatccatccttccaccatccatccatccatccatccatccaccatccaccatccatccatccatccatcatatactcatcatccatccttccaccatccatccatccatccatccaccatccatccatccatccatcatatacccatcatccatccttccaccatccatccatccatccatccaccatccatccatccaccatccatccatccatccatccatccatcatatacccatcatccatccttccaccatccatccatccatccatccaccatccatccaccatccatccatccatccatccatccatccattcatccattcatccattcctccatcatccacccattatctgtccatccatctactcaCCCACTCATACAACTTATGTATCCTGTAGGAGATAGTTACAGTGATGTCTCTTTCTCCTGTCCCCTCGTCCCTTTCTCGTTCACATACACACCTACCCCCTGACAAGAGAAAACAGTAATTCTCAAAGACTGTGGAGTGAAACCCAGTGGGGCCTCTGAGAGGCCCTAGATCTACAACTGGTTGGCAGGCAGCTCTGGGATTTGTGACACCCAACATGCACACATGTTCCTTTTACTTAAGATTATATATGATTTGGGGGTGGCTTTGAGAGGACATCATTGATCCTAACacttaagagagaaataaacatctTACGTGGATCATGTGCCCTGTCAGTTTGTCTGTGTGTCTTTGGCCCTGGTACCTCTTACGCAGAGCAGTGTAAGTTCCTTTCCTTaacaaacccccccccccgcccatttGTCCCTTGTCCCTTGGGAACAGGAAATGGACCCCTGTTGGACCCTGCCACCCTTTAAGCCACACTAAACCCCTGCCAGGAcaaccagatttaaaaaaaaaaaaagattttgggggagtgcctgggtggctcagttggttgagtgtccaactcttgattttcactcaggtcatgatcttacagttcatgggatccggccctgcatcaggttctgcgctaggtgtggagactgcttgggattatctctctccccctctctctcttcccctcccccatgctctcagtctctctctctctctcaaaataaatacataaacctttaaaaaacagattttgggCAACAGCGGATGAAGTTCTCGGATGGGGACTACTGTCCTCCCCAGTGCGTGTGGGGGAGGGCTTCAATCTTCCAGTGAGACCCAGATTTCAGAGGCGGACAGCCTCTTTCCAACTCCGCACTTTATAGACGAGGTTCCGGACACTTGTTGGGTACAAGATAACAGGAGCTGGCAGCACCACATCTGCATCAGCAGGTGGCCTGGGAGCGAGGGGTGCATTGTCCTCACACGGCCGAGATGCCGAGGACACCCAGTCCctgctcctctgggcctcaggcaGCTGCTGAGCTTTGAATCTGGAGCAGCCCAGCTCAGCCACTCCCTGCTCAGCCTGGTGGCCTCGGGGGCTCAGCTTTGGCACCCGGCCCTGGTGCAGGGGGTTTGCATGCTGTTGCAACGGCTCTGGGTGTGGGGACAGGCTCCtcagggcagggagtggggccCCAGCTGGGCCTGGCAGGGAGCTGGGTGCTCAGCCTACAAGAACTTGGGGGATCAGAGGCCCGTGTCATCTTTACATGGGAAAATTGCGTAAGATTGGACAAGTGCTGCTacttggggaggaggagaggccggGTGGAAGGAAGGTGACACAGGGAGACCCAGGACCCCCCAGGGCTGAGCGTAGGGCAGAGGCCCAGCTTCCGACTGTGACCCTGGGGGACGCAGAACCGGGAGATAGGCCACAGCTGTGCTGTGCTCCGAGTATCAGCCAAGCTCTCTGAGCTCCAGCgggctccctgccttcctgccagGGGGAACAGGTCAAAGCCTGTGGCCTGGCTGTGGCCCTACGCCCACACAGCCCCAGAATGCTCCTCCCTGAGGATCAAGCCCAGCTTCCCACAAACCCTGCTCAGCCGACCCACCTTTAGTGTTCCCCCACTGCCTGGGTCTCCGTGCAGCCCCCCCGGCCCTTTCttacctctgggcctttgcacctgtTGTCCTCACTGCCTTCCCAGGGCTGGGATCACAGCCCTCTGAGAGTCCGGTGAGCCCTCcagcaccccaccctcccccccacagcCCTACAGGTCTGTGGTGCCCCAGGGCCCACACGATCCTGGTATGCGGTGGGCGGTCTCTGAGAGTCCCCTGACTTAATGACTGTGGGGaagcggtgggggcggggaggaggcagagagaattcaGGCTTTGGGGCAGACCGCTCTGCCAGCCAGGGATTAAATCCAAAAAGCAGTTTGTGCCTCAGCGTCCTCATCTGTGGCAAGGGCAATTAACGTCCTCATTGGAAATGTCTCTTGGCCGCACCTCGACTTCTGAATGTCGAAGTCTCGCAGGAGACCACCGGTCGTCGCGTGACACCAAATGTGGCCTTCCCTTGGGACTTGTACAAGTAGGGCCTGCCCTAGCGGGGAAGCTGGTCGGGCAGGAGTCAAGAGAGGGAATTTCCACTCTCTTTGAGAAAGAAACCCCAAACTTCAAAGGCTGGGTGGGGTGGCCCAACCCTGAGCCCCAAGTTTGTTCCCAAGAAGGCCACTTCACGTGGACTTTGTGCCAACCTGCTCCTGGGTCCCCGGAGCCCAACAGGCCTGGCCACGAAGGGAGCTGTACTAGTGACTCAGAGGGGCCCCAAGGGAATCCTGACATCCGTGTTTCGAGGCAGGGCCCCCTCAGCCCACCTCGTCCTCCAGGGTGTGGACAGAACCACAGAAAGCCTGCGAGAACACAAGTCCCTGCCCCTGACCCGCTTCCCCACACACTTCAGGAGCACTCCCGGGTAGAATGGCCGCCACGGCAGCGTCACAGGCACGGGGGACAGACAGCCGGCTGGGCTTGCAGgcactgggtggggggtggtggccctgtgaggccagagaggtggcTGCTGGGAACGGGAGGAACTGTGTCCCTTTTGGGTACTCTGGGAACTCCGGGGACACTAGTGTCCGGCCGAGTTGCGGAGGTGGAGGTTGACAGGAAGGCAGTGGGAGACCTGCTGTCCTGGCTGCAATCTGTCCCTTGGTTCCCAGAATCGAGGCCCAGGCCCCACCAGGGAAGGTCCCGGCCATCACAGCGTCCCGTCACCTTGGCACTTGGGCTGTGGGAGCCGAGCTCTGCCAGGCAGGCAGGACATTGGCCTCTGGGGCCCCCGGAAGGGATGTGAGGGACAGCGATGTCGGGGGAGGGAAATTACCAAGGCCtgtgaggggaggaggcaggtgggcCAGGGCAGGGCCCGGGGGCTAGGAGCAGGGAGGCCCTGAGAGAGCTGTGGGCCGGGGACCTGCATGCGGTCCCGGGGAGAGGCCCtgggcagaggtgagggaggagagcTGGAGCCTCCAGCTGGGCACCCCCCAAGAAGAGCCCCGGGTGCCTGGCTGGGCCCTGACTAGGGGTGCAGGGCGGTAGGAGTTGTGGGGCACACCGCAGGGCCGACCACAGATGCTGGGGAACCCCACGGGAGTCCCCAGGCTGAGGGCTGGGAAGGGGTGCTGGCTTTTTGGATTCTGAGGAGAgtgcctcctgctctctgagtTTATGCCTGGAGAATGTCACCGCCCTCCGTAAAGTGCCCCCTGCCTGGCCCCGAGGTACGGGGGACCCCCCAAAATTTCAACATCTCAAACAATGGGGACAGGATGTACAGCTTTATTCTCCTCCACGAGCTCCTAGGGGGAGGCCTTGCCGTGGGCGCCTCTGGTGGGGGGCGGGCCAGCCCCCGTGCCCAGTGAGAACACAGGCCCCACACGGATTCCGCCCCCACAGCGGCAGCCAGGGGACCATGAACAGGCCTGCCTTCGCTGGCAGGGACTGGCGGTGGGGGCGAGGCGGCCTCCTGGAAGCCCTCATCCCATGTGCTGACCTGGGGTGGCCCTGTGGGctctctcggggtgcctggctcCCAGGAGGCCCGGGGGTGGGTGCTTGTGCGGAGTGAATTCGCCCCTGAGGTGTGAGCGAGCCGTGGAAGGAGTGGCGGGTCGGTGCGCAGGGGAGCACAGGCGTGGCTGGTGCAGGGGACGCCCAGACCTCTGACCCGCCTGCCCCGTGCGCGGTGGATCCGGGCACTCGAGGCCAGAGTGGGAGGAGCCCTCGTGGGAGGCCCCGCAATGGGGTGGAGGGTGTCGGGGAGGACCGGGTGGCCGGGACCCCGGGAGAGGGCCGAGGGTCCCTCAGAGGCGGGTTCCCTGAGGTAGGGGGGCTTCCCGCCCCGGGGTGGGAGCCCGAGGAGGGGGCCGGCGGCCCcgggggaagcagggaggagcacAGGAGAGACAGGGACTCTTCCCGCCTGCGTGGCCGAGTGCGGGGAGCGGGGCAGGCTGGCGACGGCCTGCGAGGGGCCGGGTGAGAGCCGGGGGCCCGCCCGTGGAGCGTGGGCTCAGCAGGCCGCCCGGAGCAGCGCCCACAGCAGGCTGACGGAGGCACTGAGCCACAGAGCCCCGTGGCTGCCCGCCAGGCCCGCGGCCGCGTTGCGGTTGCACTGGCTGCCTTggcagcaggagacagagagggtgcgGCCGTCCGAGGACATTGTGCTGTTGGGGCACACCGGGGAGCAGGACTTCATGACCAGGATGCCACCGGGGTTTGCTGTGGAGAGAGGGGCGAGGGCCGTGGGTGGAGGGCTCTGTGCGTCCCCCGCCCGGCCCGCCGCGGCCCGGGGCTGCCGGCACCGCAGGCCCCGTCCGCTTCCAGGGCTCCCAGGGGCTCCGTTGTAGTGGGAGTTGGttagagcaggggtggggtggccgGGTGACGGTAGCCAGCCCGGGCAGAGCAGAGGGACAGGCAGGCTGCAGCGGGACGAGGAGGGTGTCGGGGGCCGGTCCCCACCTGCTCAGGACCCACCTCTGTGCACAGTCCCCCCGCCCGCACGTGggcccacgggggggggggggagtggggacacCAGACGCCCCAGGAGCAAATTCTCCGGTCACACGTGATGAGTGGTCATGACCGCGCTCAGCTATTACAGAACAGGGCAGTGTCCACAAACCCTGTCCTGAGCTATTGCCGAGGAGACGGGAAGGATGGGGGCAGGTGCTGCCGGGGACATTGACCCAGCGTGGCCACCTCCTCCCTGGCTGAGCCCCGGCCCCTTCCCCTGAGAGACGGGTATTAGGTGGGCCGTTGGGGGGCCGAATCGAAGGGCCCACCGGTGCACTGGGCGTGGCACTCCGCGGGAGCCACAGCAGCCCCGACATTTACCTTTGTCACAGGCAAGACCCCTTGGCACTTGGCGCTTTGCTGCGCTTTgggcctcccccgcccctcccccaggattGCCAGCAGGGGGTCAGGAGACACCTCCATCTGCTGGTGATGCTGGGAGCACACGGGCGTGACCACCGACCGGCCTCTCGGCGGCCGCGGGTCCCGTCCCCCAGTTCCTGCTCCGGGATCCCTCCTGTTCCCCCTCACGCATCAGCACCCTCCCCACTCGGGGGGCCTCTGCTCACGGCTCCCTCTgaggagcacccccccccccattgtcaTCCAGGGCCATGACCGCTCGGGGAGCACCGCCTGGCAGGACACACGGGTGGACAGACAGACTCAGCAGATGGGCAGTGAGGAGCAAACAGGAGGTGGGGtaaggggggggggatgggggtctAAAGGAagcccccaccccggggaggGAACGGGGGCCCTCAGGGTGTCTGGTCCTGTGTGGGTGTAAGAACTCATGCTTCAGCGACAAAAGGcacccatgggggggggggaggggagggtcccgGCATGGGGGGGACCACCGGGAccagctcctccccagccctcccacccacccttctTTGTGCCACAGCCAGAGCCGCAGAGCACAGCGGGTGCTCAGGGGCCATCGGCCAGGTGACTGAAAGAGAACACGACCTGCCTGTGCCCCACACGCCCAGGACTTGGCCAGAAGTAGGGGAGCGTCCCCTAGGCCCTGAGAAAGTGACCTGGTCCTTGGGCAGGGTCCTTCTCCGCCTGACGGGAGCAGGTCCGGGAGGCATCGAGGGGTTTGTGCTGCCTCCTCACAGCGTCCCTGCACCAAGGAGGGGTGGGGTCCAGCCAGACACCCCGTCTCCCCGTAATAAGGGGGCTCTGCGTCCCATGTGGGAGGGCCTTTATAATCATCGAGGTTCACAGGGAGCTGGGGCCCCAGCGAGGCTGCCTGGCTCATCCAGGGCATGTGACGTGCTGTCGGGACCTCCACAGACAGGACACCAACGGGGACAGGGaccggtggggggagggggctcctcaccccctcccagaAGCAGTCGCTCCTGCCTCCTGGACCCCACACGGCCACCTGCGGCCAAACCTCAGCACACatgcctcccccctctctcaggCCGCTCAGGGACCCAGTGTCTCTGCAGCAtcttccaaccccccccccacccctcacttcaGGGTCCCACCCTGTGCCTGCTGCCCCTGCAGGCCAACTTCCCCACTGCCCTGTCTAGTGACCCGGTCAAGCTTCCCACCCCTCGGGGCCACCACAGCGACCGGGCCCCTCACCTCCCTGCCTTGCTCAAACTCCTACCATGTGACCTTCTGTGGCCCCCCCTCGCACCCTGACCCCGCCTGCCAAGGTCACCATCAAGCACCACTTGAGAGCTCggggccccagcccagcccttgaCGGCTCAGGGAAGAACCAGACCCGCAGAGGGACTTGGGAGgtcagaggaaggagggagcctGTCCTAGGGTTCCgggcacgggggcgggggggtcgtCTGAGGGAGGCAGGCTACAGGTGTGGCCGGGAAAGGCAGGGTGATGGTGACAGGCCTCGGGGCCGAGGCCGTGGGTCCTGTCATGATGCCATGGGCCGGGCTGCCCCCGCAGCCCTGTACCCCACCCTGTCCTCCAGGCGCCGGCCTCCCTCCAGGCCCAGTCTTGCCGAATCCCTGTGCGGCCTGCTCCCTCCCGCATCTCTCACTCGGGCTCCCTCTGACTCGAGCGGGAAGGCCACATCTGGCCTTGCTCTGCGGTGTCGGGTCGGGGTGTCGGGGTGGGGGTGTCGCTGGGCTGCTCCTAGCCCACCTCCCACCAACACGGAGGCGGGCTCCGGCAGAGTGGGCGGGTCCCTACCCCCTCCGGCACCGCAGGGGGGCCCCTGGCTGGGCTGTGGGGGTGCGTGCGGGGTACTCACTGGCCTGGGTGATCACACAGTACTTGTCAGTTGGGGCGCACTCCACCAGAGACTCGCAGTCCTTGTGGCCACAGCACACGTGACAGTGAAGGGCCCGGGCtggggggaggaagcagggacCCCTGTCAGCGTGGGCTGGGGAGAGCCTGGGGGCCATGTctggccctctctgagcctccgccacccccccttccctccgGAGGTGCTCCCGGTCCCCGGGGACGGGGCTAGAGACTCGGCAGGCCGGTCAGCAGGAGCGAGGGGGCCCTGGGACGGAGGAGGGTTAACTCCGGGGGGGATCTGGGCTCTGCTTCTCACTGCCGCTGCCCCTCTCTGAGCGACACAGTCCTCCCTATGAGATGGGACCGAGCACAGCCTGAGGCTGCCCGGATGACAAGTCACAGGCTCttggcccctgccccaccctcttGTGCTGGGGCTCCCGGCCTGCACCGCGGCCTGGACCCGAGGACAGCGGGGGCTGGGAGGGTTTTGCGCACCGTTGGCACCAAGGGCTGCTTAGTTAACAGGAGGGAacagccctgccctccctgcccgggGCCTGCCAGCGGCCCCTACCCCAGACTGATCAGTGGACAGTCCACAGCAAAAGGCCCTGGTGACCCCCCGCCCCGTGCACTGTGACCGGCCCCAGGCCCCGACCACAAGGATGCAGGACAAGGCTCCTGGCCTGGAGGAGCCCGCAGGCttcccggggggtgggggcggccagCTGAGGTTGGGATGGAGTGGGGTGAGTGAGATAGAGTGACACTTTGTGGGACACCTGGCCCAGGTGTCTTCATAGAGGGAGGGGGCCatctgggagggcttcctggagggggtgcCCCTGGAACTGCGAAGGGGCCATTGGGCAGGTGGGAGAGCCAGCGTGGAGGGGCACGTGCTGCGAGATAGGGCACGTCTGTGCCAGGCCTGGGGGGCTGTGGTGTGCCCGCTCCGACGTCAAAGCCGGCACCTGTGGAGTGGGGTGACAGCATCTTCCACACACGGCTCAGCGGACATCAGGGACCCCTTTCCCTGGGGAAGTGGGGACACTTGTGGCTGAACCACGGGTGATGAGGTCAAGCTCAGACAGACCCCAGGCTCAGAGGCTTTCTTCCCAGGTTAGGGCTCTGGAACACCCCCAGGAAAAAGAGGCAACTCTGGGGGTGACCCCTGGCTGTTCCTATGCTCCTGTCTGCAACCGAGTCTGGTCGGGTGGGGGGGACACTCCCAGCTTCCTCTGAACTAGAAACTCACAttgcctctgtttccccctcaGGGGTCGGAGAGTCCCTGTGTGGGGGGATCTCCACACTGGGGAG
Encoded here:
- the LOC122211128 gene encoding lymphocyte antigen 6E-like yields the protein MRPLLLFLLLAALCTDLARALHCHVCCGHKDCESLVECAPTDKYCVITQATNPGGILVMKSCSPVCPNSTMSSDGRTLSVSCCQGSQCNRNAAAGLAGSHGALWLSASVSLLWALLRAAC